A DNA window from Thiobacillus denitrificans ATCC 25259 contains the following coding sequences:
- a CDS encoding translocation/assembly module TamB domain-containing protein gives MKRAGWVLAGLLGLLALLLGAAATLATTATGFRWLADAASALSGERLKLEGVSGHLGAPIAVKRLTLVTQLRRIEAEDLRLRWQPRALWERRLEVELLAARVVRVDVLREDPRPPQLPASLRLPLDVRVHAFDLGRLEMTNAASMQIFRRLHARLDGRGDRYRVSGARVLTPWADVTGRFELGKDAPFALQGSFDATRREPLPLHARLRLAGSLAALRFEGDATAEGMSVVASGEAAPFAEVRLRRVLLAGQGIDPRRLAPGAPTADLAFSGVFEGRAGERLIGTFSLSNALAGRLDQERLPLANLSGAVFGDVAAADFRALTVDLGAAGRFSGAGQWRNGRAVLDLVSPRVDLAALHGKLYPTRMATRLQFAGDLARQTLDGTFSERWGEGRFALSRDAARLRLETLQFRGRAGQLTASGEMQSDATRAFAARFDATRIDPAQFGKLPRARLNLRGALSGALAPQPRLLAEFTLPTGELEGSPIRGHGRLRYAEGHLADADIDLDLAGNRATFTGAYGRAGDRLDWNVDAPDLGRLKFGLDGQLTSRGSVAGDPAAPQVEMQLAARALRLPGGVAVEHADLALTLQATARGAFEGRVDARGVRVAGQRIATLSATLDGQRAAHTLALDASLPQGRLNATLAGGLGADSVWRGQLQKAALQGEWPIVLTAPATLVLGRAQQQVDGLVLSVAGGRVAIEHFSRRGTQLASRGSVDRFPLAPLRDLLEEGPRFTTDLRFAGNWKLRADETLDGTLSLRRQSGDLRLAEPALQLGLEALQLDLVAAANRVDARLAVESTRAGQLHATARAALVREGAAFTLNRAAPLAWNARFDVPDLRLAKAFLPVGIRLDAHLVGRLDGSGSIAAPRIDGVVDAQQIRFAMPEQGVAISDGTLRLALAGDRVRVQQGELKGAGGGGRIRVSGEAQLRNPQAGLTLEFEKFAAIQRSDRQVIVSGTTRLVIDPRHLELRGELTADRARLEMPGASRPMLSDDVVVVGRPPREKPAAQRFPLALDLRLRLGSDFLFDGGGLDARLGGELRVFTVDKVVRGEGTIRVEEGRYSAYGQTLAIERGVLRFVGPIDNPGLDVLAVRVTPAVKVGVQVGGTVQRPLVKLYSDPPLPDTEKLAWLVLGHGLEGSGQEEFVLMQVAAGALLSQAESVNVQAKLAETLGIDTFDVRSGGGEDLTSTVVSLGKRLSSRATLSYEQSLDGLHQFVKVLYQLTPHVRLEAQAGQQSSFDAFYTLEYD, from the coding sequence TTGAAGCGCGCTGGCTGGGTGCTCGCGGGTTTGCTCGGACTCCTGGCGCTGCTGCTTGGGGCTGCCGCCACGCTGGCGACGACGGCAACGGGTTTTCGCTGGCTCGCCGACGCGGCGAGCGCGCTCTCCGGCGAGCGGCTGAAATTGGAAGGCGTCAGCGGCCATCTCGGCGCACCGATCGCGGTCAAGCGTCTCACACTGGTCACGCAGTTGAGGCGTATCGAAGCCGAAGACCTTCGCCTGCGCTGGCAGCCGCGTGCCCTATGGGAGCGCCGTCTCGAAGTCGAGCTGCTCGCCGCGCGGGTCGTGCGCGTCGACGTCCTGCGCGAGGACCCGAGGCCGCCCCAGCTTCCGGCAAGCCTGCGCCTGCCGCTCGACGTGCGCGTGCACGCCTTCGATCTCGGCCGGCTCGAGATGACGAACGCGGCGTCGATGCAGATCTTCCGTCGCCTCCACGCGCGCCTCGACGGTCGCGGCGACCGCTATCGCGTGTCCGGCGCGCGCGTGCTCACGCCCTGGGCCGACGTAACGGGGCGTTTTGAGCTCGGCAAGGACGCGCCATTCGCCCTGCAGGGCAGCTTCGACGCGACCCGCCGCGAGCCGCTGCCGCTGCATGCGCGGCTGCGCCTGGCCGGCTCGCTCGCTGCGCTGCGCTTCGAGGGCGACGCGACGGCCGAAGGCATGAGCGTGGTCGCCAGCGGCGAGGCGGCGCCGTTCGCCGAGGTGCGGCTGCGGCGGGTGCTGCTCGCCGGGCAGGGCATCGACCCGCGCCGCCTTGCCCCCGGCGCGCCGACGGCCGACCTTGCCTTTTCCGGCGTGTTCGAGGGCCGCGCGGGCGAACGGCTGATCGGAACGTTCAGCCTCAGCAACGCGCTCGCCGGGCGCCTCGATCAGGAGCGGCTGCCCTTGGCCAATCTCAGCGGTGCCGTCTTCGGCGACGTCGCGGCGGCCGACTTCAGGGCGCTGACTGTCGATCTCGGCGCCGCCGGACGGTTCAGCGGCGCGGGGCAGTGGCGCAACGGCCGCGCCGTGCTCGACCTCGTCAGTCCGCGCGTCGATCTCGCCGCGCTGCACGGCAAGCTCTATCCGACGCGCATGGCGACACGCTTGCAGTTCGCCGGCGACCTGGCCCGGCAGACGCTCGACGGGACATTCTCCGAGCGCTGGGGCGAAGGCCGCTTCGCGCTCAGCCGCGACGCGGCGCGCCTGCGTCTCGAGACCCTGCAGTTTCGCGGGCGGGCCGGACAGCTGACCGCGTCGGGCGAAATGCAGTCCGACGCCACGCGCGCGTTCGCCGCCCGCTTCGACGCCACGCGGATCGACCCCGCGCAATTCGGCAAGCTGCCGCGCGCGCGGCTGAATCTGCGCGGCGCGCTCAGCGGTGCGCTGGCCCCGCAGCCGCGGCTTCTCGCCGAGTTCACCCTGCCCACGGGGGAGCTCGAAGGCAGCCCGATACGCGGCCATGGGCGCCTGCGTTACGCCGAGGGGCATCTCGCGGACGCCGACATCGATCTCGATCTCGCCGGTAACCGCGCAACGTTTACCGGCGCTTATGGCCGCGCCGGGGACCGGCTCGACTGGAACGTCGATGCACCCGACCTCGGGCGGCTCAAGTTCGGCCTGGACGGGCAGCTGACGAGCCGCGGCAGCGTCGCCGGCGATCCGGCCGCGCCGCAGGTCGAGATGCAACTCGCCGCCCGCGCCTTGCGGCTGCCCGGCGGCGTCGCGGTCGAGCACGCCGATCTCGCACTCACATTGCAGGCGACCGCGCGCGGCGCCTTCGAGGGCCGGGTCGACGCGCGCGGCGTGCGCGTCGCCGGGCAGCGCATCGCCACGCTCAGCGCCACGCTCGACGGGCAGCGCGCGGCGCATACGCTGGCGCTCGACGCGTCCTTGCCGCAGGGGCGGCTCAACGCGACGCTCGCCGGCGGCCTCGGCGCCGACTCGGTCTGGCGCGGTCAGTTGCAGAAGGCCGCGCTGCAGGGCGAATGGCCGATCGTGCTCACGGCGCCGGCGACGCTCGTGCTCGGCCGCGCGCAGCAACAGGTCGACGGGCTCGTGCTGTCGGTGGCAGGGGGCCGGGTGGCCATCGAGCACTTCAGCCGCCGCGGCACGCAGCTCGCGAGCCGCGGCAGCGTCGATCGATTTCCGCTCGCGCCGCTGCGCGATCTGCTCGAGGAGGGGCCGCGCTTCACGACCGACCTGCGCTTTGCCGGCAACTGGAAGCTGCGCGCCGACGAAACGCTCGACGGCACGCTGAGCCTGCGCCGCCAGTCGGGCGATCTGCGGCTCGCCGAGCCTGCGCTGCAGCTGGGTCTGGAGGCGCTGCAGCTCGATCTCGTCGCCGCCGCGAATCGCGTCGACGCGCGCCTGGCGGTCGAAAGTACGCGCGCCGGCCAGTTGCACGCCACGGCGCGTGCGGCACTCGTGCGCGAGGGTGCGGCGTTCACGCTGAACCGCGCCGCGCCGCTGGCGTGGAATGCCCGCTTCGACGTTCCCGATCTGCGCCTGGCCAAGGCATTTCTTCCGGTCGGCATCCGGCTCGACGCGCACCTCGTCGGTCGACTCGACGGCAGCGGCAGCATCGCCGCACCGCGCATCGACGGCGTCGTCGACGCGCAGCAGATCCGTTTCGCGATGCCAGAGCAAGGCGTCGCGATCAGCGATGGCACGCTCAGGCTCGCGCTTGCGGGGGATCGCGTGCGCGTGCAGCAGGGCGAATTGAAAGGCGCCGGCGGGGGCGGGCGCATCCGCGTGAGCGGCGAGGCGCAGCTCAGAAATCCACAGGCGGGGCTTACGCTCGAATTCGAGAAATTCGCCGCGATTCAGCGCAGCGACAGGCAGGTGATCGTGTCGGGCACCACGCGGCTGGTGATCGATCCGCGTCACCTGGAACTCCGCGGCGAACTGACGGCCGACCGCGCCCGGCTCGAAATGCCCGGGGCGAGCCGGCCGATGTTGTCGGACGACGTCGTCGTGGTCGGCCGGCCGCCGCGCGAAAAGCCCGCCGCGCAACGGTTTCCGCTCGCGCTCGACCTGCGGCTGCGGCTCGGCAGCGATTTCCTGTTCGACGGCGGGGGGCTCGACGCCCGCCTCGGCGGCGAACTGCGCGTCTTCACGGTCGACAAGGTCGTGCGCGGCGAGGGCACGATCCGGGTCGAGGAGGGGCGGTATTCGGCCTACGGCCAGACGCTTGCGATCGAGCGCGGCGTGCTGCGCTTCGTCGGACCGATCGACAACCCGGGGCTTGACGTGCTCGCGGTCCGCGTGACGCCGGCGGTCAAGGTCGGCGTGCAGGTCGGCGGAACCGTACAGCGCCCGCTCGTCAAGCTGTATTCGGATCCGCCGCTGCCCGACACCGAGAAGCTCGCCTGGCTCGTGCTCGGTCACGGCCTCGAAGGCAGCGGGCAGGAAGAGTTCGTGCTGATGCAGGTCGCCGCCGGCGCGCTGCTGTCGCAGGCCGAGTCGGTCAACGTGCAGGCGAAGCTCGCCGAGACGCTCGGCATCGACACCTTCGACGTGCGCTCGGGCGGGGGCGAAGACCTCACCAGCACCGTGGTCAGCCTCGGCAAGCGGCTGTCGTCGCGCGCAACCCTCAGCTACGAGCAAAGCCTCGACGGCCTGCACCAGTTCGTCAAGGTGCTGTACCAGCTGACGCCGCACGTGAGGCTCGAGGCGCAGGCAGGACAGCAAAGCAGTTTCGACGCGTTTTACACGCTCGAATACGATTAG